A window of Juglans regia cultivar Chandler chromosome 7, Walnut 2.0, whole genome shotgun sequence contains these coding sequences:
- the LOC109008439 gene encoding Werner Syndrome-like exonuclease isoform X2 encodes MEWDQPLTDEDIQAIDAAIQSAPSSSLSKKRRSSPDARNDPEESDPPKTLRQLPSSLLALQHPNPLLSPCQANTGMRYPVMKFGGRILYSQTSIEVEKAAKELLKNLELEKRESGQVVLGLDIEWRPTFKKGVAARKAAVMQICGDTSHCHVMHIFHSGIPQSLQFLLEDPTLLKVGIGIGSDAAKIFKDYCISIKAVEDLCCLAKQKLGGHSQKWGLASLTKMLISKELRLTWIMYSYYTSCISSS; translated from the exons ATGGAGTGGGATCAACCCTTGACCGACGAAGATATCCAAGCTATCGACGCCGCCATCCAATCCGCTCCTTCCTCCTCTCTCAGCAAGAAACGACGATCTAGCCCTGACGCGCGAAACGACCCCGAAGAATCAGACCCCCCCAAAACTTTGCGCCAATTGCCGAGTTCCCTTCTCGCCCTCCAACATCCAAATCCACTTCTGTCCCCTTGTCAGG CGAATACGGGGATGAGATACCCAGTGATGAAGTTTGGGGGTCGCATTTTGTACAGCCAGACATCCATAGAGGTAGAAAAAGCTGCAAAGGAGCTTTTGAAGAATCTCGAATTGGAGAAAAGAGAATCGGGTCAAGTCGTTCTTGGACTTGATATCGAGTGGCGACCCACTTTTAAAAAAG GTGTCGCGGCTAGGAAGGCTGCAGTTATGCAGATATGTGGGGACACTAGTCATTGCCATGTGatgcatatttttcattctGGGATTCCTCAAAGTTTGCAATTTCTGCTTGAGGATCCTACGCTCTTGaag GTTGGAATTGGCATTGGTAGCGATGCTGCCaagatttttaaagattattGTATATCCATAAAAGCTGTGGAGGATCTTTGTTGTCTAGCAAAGCAAAAGCTTGGTGGACATTCCCAGAAATGGGGTCTTGCATCCCTAACCAAGATGCTTATATCCAAAGAG TTAAGGCTGACATGGATCATGTACTCGTATTATACGAGTTGTATATCTTCTTCTTAG